A DNA window from Enterobacter cloacae subsp. cloacae ATCC 13047 contains the following coding sequences:
- the gmk gene encoding guanylate kinase, which translates to MAQGTLYIVSAPSGAGKSSLIQALLKTQPLYDTQVSVSHTTRKPRPGEVHGEHYFFVDHDEFKAMIGRDAFLEHAEVFGNYYGTSRETIEQVLATGVNVFLDIDWQGAQQIRKKMPDSRSIFILPPSKDELDRRLRGRGQDSEEVIAKRMEQAVAEMSHYAEYDYLIVNDDFDAALSDLKTILRAERLRMSRQKQRHDALITKLLAD; encoded by the coding sequence ATGGCTCAAGGCACGCTTTATATTGTTTCTGCCCCTAGTGGCGCGGGTAAATCCAGCCTTATTCAGGCACTGTTAAAAACCCAACCGTTGTATGACACTCAGGTTTCTGTTTCACACACCACGCGTAAACCGCGTCCGGGTGAAGTGCACGGTGAGCACTATTTCTTTGTCGATCACGACGAATTTAAAGCGATGATTGGCCGAGATGCGTTTCTTGAACACGCAGAAGTATTCGGGAACTACTACGGTACTTCGCGTGAAACCATTGAGCAGGTTCTGGCAACCGGCGTGAATGTGTTCCTGGATATCGACTGGCAGGGCGCACAGCAAATTCGCAAGAAAATGCCTGATTCGCGCAGTATCTTTATTTTACCGCCGTCGAAAGATGAGCTGGACCGCCGCCTGCGTGGCCGCGGTCAGGACAGCGAAGAGGTCATTGCAAAGCGTATGGAACAGGCAGTTGCAGAAATGAGCCATTACGCCGAATATGATTACCTTATTGTGAATGATGATTTTGATGCCGCACTGAGCGATCTCAAAACCATCCTTCGCGCAGAACGTCTGCGTATGAGCCGCCAGAAGCAGCGACATGACGCATTAATCACCAAACTGTTGGCAGACTGA
- the spoT gene encoding bifunctional GTP diphosphokinase/guanosine-3',5'-bis pyrophosphate 3'-pyrophosphohydrolase, giving the protein MYLFESLNQLIQTYLPEDQIKRLQQAYLVARDAHEGQTRSSGEPYITHPVAVACILAEMKLDYETLMAALLHDVIEDTPATYQDMEQLFGKSVAELVEGVSKLDKLNFRDKKEAQAENFRKMIMAMVQDIRVILIKLADRTHNMRTLGSLRPDKRRRIARETLEIYSPLAHRLGIHHIKTELEELGFEALYPNRYRVIKEVVKAARGNRKEMIQKILSEIEGRLQEAGIPCRVSGREKHLYSIYCKMVLKEQRFHSIMDIYAFRVIVHDADTCYRVLGQMHSLYKPRPGRMKDYIAIPKANGYQSLHTSMIGPHGVPVEVQIRTEDMDQMAEMGVAAHWAYKEHGGESSTTAQIRAQRWMQSLLELQQSAGSSFEFIESVKSDLFPDEIYVFTPEGRIVELPAGATPVDFAYAVHTDIGHACVGARVDRQPYPLSQPLASGQTVEIITAPGARPNAAWLNFVVSSKARAKIRQLLKNLKRDDSVSLGRRLLNHALGGSRKLAEIPPEHIQRELDRMKLTSLDDLLAEIGLGNAMSVVVAKNLQQGEAIPSAPGASGHAHLPIKGADGVLITFAKCCRPIPGDPIIAHVSPGKGLVIHHESCRNIRGYQKEAEKFMAVEWDKETAQEFITEIKVDMFNHQGALANLTAAINTASSNIQSLNTEEKDGRVYSAFIRLTARDRVHLANIMRKIRVMPDVIKVTRNRN; this is encoded by the coding sequence TTGTATCTGTTTGAAAGCCTGAATCAACTGATTCAAACCTACCTGCCTGAAGACCAGATTAAGCGTCTTCAGCAGGCTTATCTCGTTGCACGTGACGCTCACGAGGGCCAGACACGTTCAAGCGGTGAACCCTATATCACGCACCCGGTAGCGGTGGCCTGCATTCTGGCCGAGATGAAACTCGACTATGAAACGCTGATGGCCGCTCTGCTGCACGACGTGATCGAAGATACCCCTGCCACTTACCAGGATATGGAACAGCTGTTTGGCAAAAGCGTTGCCGAACTGGTGGAAGGGGTGTCCAAGCTTGATAAGCTGAACTTCCGCGACAAGAAAGAGGCGCAAGCCGAAAACTTTCGCAAGATGATTATGGCGATGGTGCAGGATATCCGTGTCATTCTCATCAAACTCGCTGACCGTACCCACAACATGCGCACGCTGGGCTCACTCCGCCCGGACAAACGTCGCCGCATTGCCCGTGAAACCCTCGAAATCTACAGTCCGCTGGCGCACCGTTTAGGTATCCATCACATTAAAACCGAGCTGGAAGAGCTGGGTTTTGAAGCGTTGTACCCGAACCGCTATCGCGTCATTAAAGAGGTGGTGAAAGCCGCCCGCGGTAACCGTAAAGAGATGATTCAAAAGATCCTCTCGGAAATTGAAGGACGTTTACAGGAAGCGGGCATTCCCTGTCGCGTGAGCGGTCGCGAAAAACACCTGTACTCTATTTACTGCAAAATGGTGCTCAAAGAGCAGCGTTTTCACTCGATAATGGATATCTACGCGTTCCGCGTGATCGTCCACGACGCCGACACCTGCTATCGCGTTCTAGGGCAGATGCACAGCCTCTACAAGCCGCGTCCAGGGCGCATGAAAGATTACATCGCCATACCAAAAGCGAACGGCTATCAATCTTTGCATACCTCGATGATCGGCCCGCATGGCGTCCCTGTTGAAGTGCAGATCCGCACAGAAGACATGGACCAGATGGCGGAGATGGGTGTCGCCGCGCACTGGGCCTATAAAGAGCATGGTGGTGAAAGCAGCACCACGGCACAAATCCGCGCCCAGCGCTGGATGCAGAGCCTGCTGGAGCTGCAGCAGAGTGCGGGGAGCTCGTTTGAATTTATCGAGAGCGTAAAATCCGATCTCTTCCCGGATGAGATTTACGTTTTCACGCCTGAAGGGCGTATTGTCGAACTGCCTGCGGGCGCGACCCCGGTCGACTTCGCGTATGCCGTGCATACCGATATCGGCCACGCCTGCGTAGGCGCACGCGTAGACAGACAGCCTTATCCGCTGTCTCAACCGCTCGCCAGCGGCCAGACAGTCGAAATCATCACCGCACCGGGCGCACGTCCAAACGCGGCCTGGCTGAACTTTGTTGTGAGCTCCAAAGCGCGCGCCAAAATCCGTCAGCTGCTGAAAAACCTCAAGCGTGATGACTCCGTCAGCCTTGGGCGTCGTCTGCTCAACCATGCGTTAGGTGGCAGCCGTAAGCTGGCAGAGATCCCACCAGAACATATCCAGCGTGAACTCGACCGGATGAAGCTCACCTCTCTGGACGATCTGCTGGCGGAAATTGGGCTGGGTAACGCCATGAGCGTCGTGGTGGCCAAAAACCTGCAGCAGGGCGAAGCAATACCTTCCGCACCTGGCGCATCCGGCCACGCGCATCTGCCGATCAAAGGCGCGGACGGGGTGCTTATCACCTTTGCGAAGTGTTGCCGTCCAATTCCTGGCGATCCGATTATTGCGCACGTCAGCCCGGGCAAAGGGCTGGTTATCCACCATGAATCTTGTCGTAACATCCGCGGCTATCAAAAAGAGGCGGAGAAGTTTATGGCGGTCGAGTGGGATAAAGAGACGGCGCAGGAATTTATCACCGAAATTAAGGTGGATATGTTCAACCACCAGGGTGCCCTGGCGAACCTGACGGCAGCGATCAACACGGCCTCTTCCAACATTCAGAGCCTGAATACGGAAGAAAAAGATGGCCGCGTATACAGCGCCTTTATTCGTCTGACCGCCCGCGACCGCGTGCATCTGGCAAATATTATGCGCAAGATCCGCGTCATGCCGGACGTCATTAAAGTCACCCGAAACCGAAACTAG
- the rpoZ gene encoding DNA-directed RNA polymerase subunit omega, with protein sequence MARVTVQDAVEKIGNRFDLVLVAARRARQMQVGGKDPLVPEENDKTTVIALREIEEGLINNQILDVRERQEQQEQEAAELQAVTAIAEGRR encoded by the coding sequence ATGGCACGCGTAACTGTTCAGGACGCTGTAGAGAAAATTGGTAACCGTTTTGACCTGGTGCTGGTCGCCGCGCGTCGCGCTCGTCAGATGCAGGTAGGCGGAAAAGATCCGCTGGTACCGGAAGAAAACGATAAAACCACCGTAATTGCACTTCGCGAAATCGAAGAAGGTCTGATCAACAACCAGATCCTCGACGTGCGTGAGCGCCAGGAGCAGCAAGAGCAGGAAGCCGCAGAACTGCAGGCCGTAACCGCCATTGCTGAAGGTCGTCGTTAA
- the ligB gene encoding NAD-dependent DNA ligase LigB has translation MWRWISGFMLLWCGSAAAVCPVWSQARAEKEIATLSAQIKRWDDAYWQQGISEVNDEVYDQLNGRLKQWQHCFGHASPDAALPALTGRIKHPVAHTGVHKVSSKEELGQWMHARRNLWMQPKVDGVAVTLVYRGGTLAQAISRGDGLKGEDWTSQVRLIPSVPQHLYGALANSVLQGELFWQRENHIQQQMGGMNARAKVAGAMMRQQDNAFLREVGVFIWAWPDGPKEMKTALAELSDAGFTLTARYTLPVEHIEAVEKQRSAWHTAALPFATDGIVVRSADELPGENWLPGEGSWVVAWKYPPVAQVAEVRDIHFTVGRTGKIAVVAGLEPVRLDDKQVQRVSLGSVGRWQRLDIAPGDQIQVSLAGQGIPRFDKVVWRGTDRQKPEPPVPQYHSLSCFYASPECMEQFFARLTWLSSKQGLDIAGLGESGWRALWQAHRFEHIFSWLLLTQAQLQTTPGFSAARGLALWHQFNLVRERPFIRWIMAMGVPLAQATLKAAGELSWQTMHQRSAMDWQTLPGTGEEKARQIVNWLHAPEVDVLAKWLAEQHIKGF, from the coding sequence ATGTGGCGATGGATAAGCGGCTTCATGCTGTTGTGGTGTGGTTCTGCGGCGGCGGTGTGCCCGGTGTGGTCTCAGGCGAGGGCGGAGAAAGAGATTGCGACGTTAAGTGCGCAAATCAAACGCTGGGATGACGCCTACTGGCAGCAGGGTATCAGCGAAGTGAACGATGAAGTGTATGACCAGCTCAACGGGCGGTTAAAACAGTGGCAGCACTGTTTTGGGCATGCATCACCTGACGCAGCACTTCCCGCCCTGACGGGACGTATCAAACACCCCGTCGCCCATACAGGGGTTCATAAGGTGAGCAGTAAAGAAGAGCTTGGCCAGTGGATGCATGCCCGGCGCAATCTCTGGATGCAACCCAAAGTTGACGGTGTAGCGGTAACGCTGGTGTATCGGGGGGGAACATTGGCTCAGGCCATTAGCCGTGGCGATGGGCTAAAAGGTGAAGACTGGACATCGCAGGTGCGTTTAATACCGTCGGTGCCACAACACCTTTACGGCGCGCTGGCAAACAGCGTGTTACAGGGGGAGCTTTTTTGGCAGCGTGAAAACCACATTCAGCAGCAGATGGGCGGAATGAATGCACGCGCAAAAGTCGCAGGTGCGATGATGCGCCAGCAGGATAACGCGTTTTTGAGAGAGGTTGGGGTATTCATCTGGGCCTGGCCAGACGGGCCAAAAGAGATGAAAACCGCACTGGCGGAACTGTCTGACGCGGGGTTTACCCTGACGGCGCGCTATACCTTGCCCGTAGAGCATATTGAGGCCGTAGAAAAGCAGCGCTCAGCGTGGCACACCGCAGCATTACCCTTTGCCACGGACGGCATTGTGGTTCGCTCGGCGGATGAACTGCCGGGTGAAAACTGGCTGCCAGGAGAGGGCAGTTGGGTTGTTGCTTGGAAATATCCCCCTGTCGCGCAGGTTGCTGAAGTACGGGATATACACTTCACTGTGGGCCGAACGGGGAAAATTGCCGTTGTGGCGGGGCTGGAGCCAGTACGGCTGGATGATAAACAGGTGCAGCGGGTTAGCCTCGGGTCCGTTGGCCGCTGGCAAAGGCTGGATATCGCGCCGGGCGATCAGATCCAGGTAAGCCTGGCCGGACAGGGGATCCCCCGATTCGACAAAGTCGTCTGGCGAGGGACCGACCGGCAAAAACCAGAACCTCCAGTCCCGCAGTACCATTCTCTCAGCTGTTTTTACGCTTCACCGGAATGTATGGAGCAGTTCTTTGCCCGGCTGACGTGGCTCAGTTCTAAGCAAGGGCTGGATATTGCCGGTTTAGGCGAGTCAGGCTGGCGGGCGCTCTGGCAGGCACATCGCTTTGAACATATTTTCTCATGGCTGTTGTTAACCCAGGCACAGCTGCAAACCACGCCGGGGTTTTCGGCTGCACGCGGACTGGCGCTCTGGCATCAGTTTAATCTGGTGCGCGAGCGTCCTTTTATTCGTTGGATCATGGCGATGGGGGTTCCGCTGGCTCAGGCGACTCTGAAAGCCGCCGGAGAGCTATCATGGCAGACCATGCACCAGCGTAGCGCTATGGACTGGCAGACCTTGCCGGGGACCGGAGAGGAGAAAGCGCGGCAAATCGTTAACTGGCTCCACGCGCCGGAGGTGGATGTGCTGGCAAAGTGGCTGGCTGAACAGCACATCAAGGGATTCTGA
- the trmH gene encoding tRNA (guanosine(18)-2'-O)-methyltransferase TrmH, whose amino-acid sequence MNAQRYARICEMLARRQPDLTVCMEQVHKPHNVSAIVRTADAVGVHEVHAVWPGARMRTMASTAAGSNSWVSVKTHQTIGEAVSHLKGRGMQILATNLSAKAVDFREIDYTRPTCILMGQEKTGITQEALDLADQDIIIPMIGMVQSLNVSVASALILYEAQRQRQNAGMYERSNSMLPEDEQQRLLFEGGYPVLARVAKQKKLPYPHVNAQGEIEADAGWWATMQYAG is encoded by the coding sequence ATGAATGCACAACGTTATGCACGTATCTGCGAAATGCTCGCCAGGCGTCAGCCTGATCTGACGGTCTGCATGGAGCAGGTCCATAAACCTCATAACGTCTCTGCCATTGTCCGTACCGCAGACGCCGTCGGCGTGCATGAAGTGCACGCCGTCTGGCCCGGTGCCCGCATGCGCACCATGGCGTCGACAGCCGCAGGCAGTAACAGCTGGGTGTCCGTCAAAACCCATCAGACCATCGGAGAAGCCGTATCGCACCTGAAAGGTCGCGGTATGCAAATTCTTGCCACCAACTTGTCTGCCAAAGCGGTCGATTTCCGCGAGATCGACTACACCCGCCCGACCTGCATTTTGATGGGTCAGGAGAAAACCGGGATCACTCAGGAAGCGCTGGATCTGGCGGATCAGGACATCATCATCCCCATGATCGGCATGGTGCAGTCCCTGAATGTCTCTGTGGCCTCCGCCCTCATTCTGTATGAAGCCCAACGCCAGCGTCAGAACGCCGGGATGTACGAGCGCAGCAACAGCATGCTGCCGGAAGACGAACAGCAGCGCCTGCTGTTTGAAGGCGGCTATCCGGTGCTGGCTCGTGTTGCAAAGCAGAAAAAATTGCCTTACCCCCACGTCAACGCGCAGGGCGAAATTGAAGCCGATGCCGGGTGGTGGGCCACCATGCAGTACGCAGGGTAA